A single region of the Crassostrea angulata isolate pt1a10 unplaced genomic scaffold, ASM2561291v2 HiC_scaffold_287, whole genome shotgun sequence genome encodes:
- the LOC128170036 gene encoding uncharacterized protein LOC128170036, with product MSEDNKDSKRRLSSDGSTPKPDSKLAKTGRGANGGQVGTFKNTPPPAHSNTAQPAWVDQLMIRIGELDAKMSKIDKVSSDLTTLCDRIENIQTRVGNLEKFTGNLGNSMGEIKKSQTSLKGDVEETVKEIRELKLANKQLQGQITDLQARSMRDNLLFFGLAEYRGSGKENCANLINEFCEAELNIVDIKDNIERAHRIGRFQYNKTRPIVVKFSNFRVRESVRTSGYKLKNKQYNIREQFPKEIVEKRKALMPILRKALEENRRAVLKYDKLFIDGKLYMGETGNTINTEAGRDDPEDDEPADILTEDAGNGRGEA from the coding sequence ATGTCGGAGGATAATAAGGATAGCAAGAGACGGTTATCTTCGGATGGTTCGACACCAAAACCGGACAGTAAGTTAGCCAAAACAGGGAGGGGAGCCAATGGCGGGCAAGTCGGCACGTTCAAAAATACACCACCGCCCGCACATTCGAACACTGCGCAACCAGCATGGGTGGATCAACTAATGATTCGAATCGGAGAACTTGACGCCAAAATGTCGAAAATTGACAAAGTAAGTTCAGATTTGACTACATTGTGCGATCGCATTGAAAATATACAGACTAGAGTTGGTAATCTAGAGAAGTTTACTGGTAACTTGGGGAACTCGATGGGGGAAATCAAGAAATCTCAGACTAGCCTAAAAGGAGACGTTGAGGAAACAGTTAAGGAAATCAGAGAACTCAAGTTAGCGAATAAACAATTACAAGGCCAAATTACAGATCTGCAGGCAAGAAGTATGAGGGATAATTTGCTTTTTTTCGGACTCGCAGAATACCGCGGCAGTGGAAAGGAGAACTGTGCAAATCTGATCAACGAGTTCTGTGAAGCAGAACTGAACATTGTTGACATTAAAGATAATATCGAGCGTGCCCATAGGATTGGACGATTCCAGTACAACAAAACAAGGCCTATTGTTGTGAAATTCTCGAACTTCAGGGTCAGGGAAAGTGTCAGGACATCTGGATACAAGCTCAAAAACAAGCAGTACAACATACGAGAACAATTTCCTAAAGAAATCGTTGAGAAACGAAAGGCTTTAATGCCTATATTGAGAAAAGCATTGGAGGAAAATAGAAGGGCTGTATTGAAATACGACAAACTATTCATTGACGGCAAACTATACATGGGAGAGACAGGAAACACCATTAACACAGAGGCTGGCAGAGACGATCCCGAGGATGACGAGCCTGCGGACATACTTACAGAGGACGCTGGAAACGGCAGAGGTGAAGCTTAG